GTAGATAAACAAAAGGTGGTATATCATTGAAGCATTACACAATAGAAAGGAGTGAATTACTGTCACACGCTATAACAtgtatgaaccttgaaaacatgatgttgggtgaaggaagccagacacaaaaggtcacatattgtatggttCATTTATAGGAActatccagaataagcaaatctgtagagacagaaaatagattagtaatTGCCAGAGGCTGGTGGGAGGGGAAAACAGAGTGAATGCTAActggtacagggtttcttttagaggtgatgaaatgttctggaattagatagtggtgatagttgcacaaccttatgaatgtactaaaaccattgaattgtacccTTGAAAGGGGTGGAACCTATGGTATGTGAGTTTTGtcttataaaattctttttttaatgtttacttatttttgagagaaagacagagaggcagagtgggagtgggagaggggcaaggggagagaaggagacacagaatctgaagcaagttctaggctctgagctgtcagcatagagcccaacatggggctcgaactcacgggccataagatcacgacctgagtggaagtaggagcttaacctactgagacacccaggtgcccctgtgggttttattatatatatatggaatgacCTATTGATACATGAGTCACGTGGatgaatttctaataattttgtaGAGTATGTCAGACAGACTCTagaaaatttatagaaaactctagaaaattcaaaataaactgtagtgacagaaagcagatcagcgtGTGCttggggatggggctggggccAGAAGAAGGGATTATCAAGGGGCagaggaaacttttggggatAATGATATGTTCACTATCGTGATTGTGATGCTGTTCTCATGGGTGTATACATGTTATAGAAATAATACAACCCGTCTCCTGCCTTCCTAGGCCACCGCCATCTCTTTCTGTGTGCATGTCCTTTTGCAATGTTTCTGATAGCATAAAAAGTCATCTCGTAGACCCCAAACATGAACAATTATTTATTCACTACTGTGGATATTCTGAATGTTTATATTAATGCTTTTTGAAAACAATCTACAAATAGGATATGGCAAAGACAAAGGGGGTGGTGTAGCCttagtttttataaatgttcttcaagcactttttaaattccttttttgtacgtttatttatttttaataaaaaatatttatttttgaaggagaaagagacagaagtagagcaggggagggacagagagagagagagagagagagagggacggagacacagaatctgaagcaggctccaggctccaagctgtcagcacagagcccaacgtggggctcgaactcacgaactgtgggatcatgacctgagccgaagttggacgcttaaccaactgagctacccaggtgcccctcacttttttttttaaaacaggaataggctttatttatttgttagagcAGTTTTAGACTCACAGAAAAATTGTGTGGAAATTAGAAcactgctcccctcctccccatgcaCATCTTCCTGCTTGACATCCCACAccaaaatggtacatttgttacaactgatgaacttaCACTGACAATGGCATatcatcatcacccaaagtccatagctTACAatagagttcactcttggtgttgtacatgcAAACtgtttttacaaatgtataaTGCCATGTATACACCACATAATAGACAAAATAGTTTCATCACCCTACAATCCTCTCTGATCTATctattcatccctctctccctcccaactcctggaaaccatttttttatgtttatttattttttgagagggagagagacagagcgtgagtgggggaggagtggagaaacacagagacacagaatccgaagcaggctccaggatctgagctgccagcacagagcccaaggcagggctccaactcacaaaccgtgagatcatgacctgagccaaagttggatgcctaacggactgagccacccaggtgtccctcctggGAAGCACTTTTTACTGCCTTcctagttctgccttttccagaatggcatGTAGCTGGAATCTTCTAGTGTGCAGTCTCTCCAGATTGGCTCCTTTTTAGTATATGCATTTAAGTTCCCTCCATAGCATTTTGTGGTTTGatagctcacttctttttagtgctgcataatattccactgtctggatgcaccacagtttatttatctgctCACCGACTGAAGGACCTCTtgtttgcttccaagttttggcaattacgaataaagctgctgtagatatccatgtgcaggtttttgtgggAACATAAGccttcaactcttttttttttcaacatatgaaatttattgtcaaaatggtttccatacaacacccagtgctcatcccaaaaggtgccctcctcaatacccatcacccaccctcccctccctcccaccccccatcaaccctcagtttgttctcggtttttaacagtctcttatgctttggctttcttccactctaacctctttttttttttttccttcccctcccccatgggtttctgttaagtttctcaggatccacataagagtgaaaccatatggtatctgtctttctctgtatggcttatttcacttagcatcacactctccagttccatccacgttgctacaaaaggccagatttcattctttctcattgccacatagtattccattgtgtatataaaacacaatgtctttatccataaGCCTTCAACTCTTTTGGGTCAATACTAAggaatgtgattgctggatcatagagtcaAGAGTATGTTTGGTTTTGTAGGAAACAGCCAGACAgacttccagagtggctgtgccattttgtgTCCCAGCCTCCAATGGATGCGAGTGCCTGTTGCTCCACCACCTCACCAGCAATTGGTTAGCTGCCATTCTGTGTAGTGCtctcgttgttttaatttgcaatttcctgATGATTTATAGCactcttatttatcttttattttttcatcattctttattattttttaatgtttattttttgaaggaaagagagacagagtagacagagtgtgagcaggggaggttcagagagagagaggaagacacagaatccaaagcaggctccaggctccaagctgtcagcacagagcctgacgcagggctcgaactcacaaaccagaggatcatgacctgagccaaagtcggacgcttaactgactaagccatgcAGGAGCCCCacttgtatttatcttttaaaattttatttattttgagagagggagagagagcaggacaggggcagagagagagagggagagagagaatcctaagtaggctccacactgtcggcacagagctcgatgtggagcttgaacccacagacccttaggtcatgacctgagccaaagttggatgcttaactaactcagccacccaggcgcccctaaggcaCTTTTGAAGACAAGGATGGGATAAGGTTATGAGGGAAATCAGAACTCCCAAAGGATTAGTGAGCACAAATAGTGGCATTTAGTCCTCTTTTGAGATGCTGTGGGGAAATATTGAGAGCTTCTCACCCTTTACTGGTGGTCTGATGATCCTCCAGCAATGGTAACGCTTCCAGAGAAGTGGTGAAAGAGGGATATATGAAAGGTGCTGGAGATCTGTCTGAGGACTGGGAGGAAAGGTGCTTCCCCAGTTTGAAGCAAGTACCCCAAAGCACCCCAACTGGCACTGATGGGAAAGGTAAGCCTTCCGGGAAACCCCAGTGAGTGGCCAGTGGGAGAATTCATCCCCAACAGTGAAAATCAGCCAGACTGACCAAAGCACTAGAAGGACAAGTGTGTTTACTGTGGTTGGGTGTGGGgggagcggcgggggggggggcggggggacaggagCATCAGCACGCAGCCTTTGGCAGTGGTTGTGTGCAGGTTTCCCATGCTTTTGTCTCAGTGAGAACATGGAGTGTGGCCCTGAAGGCACTGCggtacctctctgacctcacctcctACTTCCCTCTCCCTCATTTACTCCCCAGCAGCCATGGTGGCCTCCTTGCTATTCCCCAAACATACCAGCAATGGTGCCACCACAGGCCGAGCTGCTGCAGGACTGTCCCTCACTTCTTTCTTATCTTTACTCCTGTGTCACCTTTGTAGCAAAGAAAGCCTTCCCTGGCCATACTATGAATCCTGCCATCTGCCCACTCCAGTTCACTTTTACCCTGCtgttcttccctgcccccactacactgctcctgccccacccccccatgacTCATCACTTTCTAGCATACTAGGTAATTTACCTCTTGTGTTTTTTGCTTACTGTCTCTCAGCTTCACTGGAACCGCAGATGCCACAAGGGCAATGATCTTTGTCTGTCTTATTCATGGCCATATCCCCAGCATCACATCTGCCATATAGTAGGGActcatgtttgttgaatgatttACTCTCTACTTTTCCCCCAGCATGCAGAACAGTACCTGGAATACAGTAAGGGCTCAATAGATGCCTGTTGAATGGATTGGGGCAATAGGAGCACTTGGTGAGGACACACTGCCCTTCATACAGCTTTCCAAGTTGTTGGGTACTTAATCCTTCTGCGTGGTGCTGGAACATGGAGGTTAACAGGAGCcaatgtgggggtggaggggaggattCCCTGGCTGAGGAAGGAATGTCAGAGGAGAATCTAACTGCATGCATCTGCCACCAGGCTCAGCCCTTAGGCAACAGAGTCCCAATCACCCAAATAACTCACTCTCTGAAAGGTAAAGAAACTGCTTCTTGATCTGCTGCCACAAATTTATGacaggttttttaatgtttatttttgagagagagagagagaagcagagcatgagtggagaaggggcagagagagggagacacagaatctgaagaaggctccagtctccaagctgtcagcacagtctgatgtgggtcttgaacccacagaccatgaaataatgacctgagccaaagttggacgcttaactgagccacccagttgcccctgcaCAGTGTTTAATAGAGGCAGCACCCTGCCAGGGAGACTTCTGGAGACTTAGCAGAAGAGGCAGATGCTTTTTCAACCACATCTTGCTCATACCCTGTGATgtggaagaagccagtctgaacAAATTGTACGGGTCACAGCCCCGGCCTTGTGAGTGGCCCAGGGAGAATTCACAGGCTCACAGCTGTTGTCACAGCAATAGCTGGCAAAGGGCAACCTTGGTAGCCGGCAAGCACCAGGCATTGGGCCGAGAGAAAACTGTGCAGGGTCATCTTTCTTTGTGTGCGATGAACAAGGGACAGATCAGGAAAGCTTCTTGATGCTGTCCACACTTCTCAGAGCGTAAGGAGCCTGTCCTGGACCTGAGGGATCAGGAGGGATGAACTCAGGGGAAACAAAAAGCCACCGTGGTCTGTTGGGGGACGAGGTGTTCTGTTAGGGCTATGTGTTCGGGACACAGGGTTGTATTTAAGAACTTCAGAcccgttttttttgtttgtttgtttgtttttttacctacataaatgtttatttttgagaggaggcacagagaaccctgAGCAAGCTCCTcgaggccagcacagagccctaggctgGGTTTGAATTCatggaacagtgagatcatgacctgaactgaaatcaagagccagacactcaactgactaagccacccaggcgcccccagcccattttctttaatgttttatttttgacagagaaacagagacagagaccatgtacgagccggggaagggcagagagagaggagacacagaatcggaagcaggctccaggctcagagttgtcagtacagagcacaACCCAGCGCTCAAACTtgtgagccatgagatcaagactgactgagccacccagaggctccctccctccccgactctgtttgtatttttcttccctttggccCTGTTTTTAAAGACAGGCTCAGGAGAAATGTCATCTCCAGGAAAGCAAAATCTGATGAAATCTATTTTAAGTATTATGACacatggaggagaggaagggattGTCTGAAACTGCCAGGTTATACCACAttgcagggcagagacagaggaccAGTACCATTCTCCAGGAAGCTTTAAGCTCTTCTTGAGGGTGTTATCAAGATGAATTTATTATGATTTGGAGAAAGGAGGAGGCCTTCTTGACTGGGTGTAGCACATACAATAAGGCAAATGGACTACTGGATGTGCCAGATTGGGAGCCTTTAGAACTTGTGACCCTTCCCCCCAACTTGAAAAATACAACCCAGCCTGGAACTCCGGGGACAGTGTGTACCATCACAATTATGACTCAGCAACGGGAAAAACTAGGGGTGGGGGTTTGTCCTCTGCTGTCTGCTTTAACCGCCCTGCTTGGCCAATCCTGAAAACAGAGGAGTTCTGGAATTAATTAGGGATCAGTAAATTAGTAAATCAGTAATATCTGTCTGTGCAATTATACttcataacacattttaaaaaattaatgtttatttattgttgagagagagacagaatatgagtggaggtggggcagaggagacacagaatccgaagcaggctccagtctctgagctgtcagcacagagcttaacgcagggctcgaacccataaaccacaagatcatgacctgagccaacaaagtcagacacttaactgactgagccacccaggtgcccctgtgcaatTGTACTTCACACTGGGGTTATGATACTGGAAGGTCTTCCAATCATCCCCTTACCTTACTCAGCATATGGCCATTGATTTGGCCAACTGTTTTTCTATACCTGCTCATTTTGGCTCTAAACAGCATTCTGCTTCTGCTGGGCAGAGACAGTAGCTTACCTTTATCGCCCCGCTCTAGGGGTAGTTGCCAAAGAggaaggggatgggtgaaataggtgaaggggattaagaggtaaaaactaccagttatcaaaaaaaaaaaaaaatgtcagggaGACGAGGAGTACACCATAGGGAATGGagtcaataatgttgtaataatgttgtatggtgacagatggtagctacacttttCTTAGTGAGCATGGAGTAATGTAttagaattgttcaatcacttgatgttgtacacctgaaactaagataacattgtatgtatgtatgataaCATGTATTcaacaattaaaattttcaaaagatttaatCAGATAAAAAAGAGTTGTAATAATTTTAATGtgataattcaattatttttaaaaaaaaattctacagcaCTGGGCCATGTCCTGACAGGTCAGGAGTTCATACCAGTGGTCTAGATCTAACTCAAATACCATTTATTACATCAATAACTTAGTGCCTAGGGatgatttattgtttttttattttgtagttttaattttatctaaatccaagttagttaacatatagtgtaataaaactatttttaccttcatatatatcaatattttctttatatacgTAGGTACTCTGATTTCgggtgtatatatttataacagttatatcatctttttaaaacaaattcaagttagttaacatatagtatagtattggtttcaggagtagatttagtgattcatcagttatagagaacacccagtgctcatcattccaagtgccctccttaatgcccattacccatttagcccacccctccacccaacaccccatcagcaaccctcagtttgttctctgtatttaagagtctcttatggtttgcctccctctgtttttatttttccttccctaccaCTATGGtcatctgctgtttcttaaattccacatatgagtgaaatcatatatttatccttctctaatttcacttagcataataccctctagttccattcacgtagttgcaaatggcaacatttcattctttctgatcgccgagtaatattccattgtacatatatataccacatcttctttatccattcatccgtcgatggacatttgggctcttttcttactttggctattgttgatagtgctgctataaacatgggggtgcatgtgtcccttcgaaacagcacacctgtatcccttggataaatgcctagtagtgcaattgctgggtcatagggtagttctatttttaattttttgaggaacctccaaactgttttccagaatggctgcaccagtttgcatttgggGATGACTTAGAAGCAATTGGACCTAAAGCTCTTGCTTCCCTTGTCGATTTTGGATCTCAGCCCATTAAATGGGAAAAAGTTTGAGGGCTGTCTGACAATAACCTTTTTGAGAGTCCAGTTACCTGGATCAGAGAAATCCTACCTGggacaaaacttttttttactttctagcCAAAGTTTGGGGACTAAAACAGGGGCCCTGAAATTAACTGACTCCTCTGGGAAATAGTGCAAACACATCCCATTTGTGGGTAGAAGCCTCCCTTCCTCTGGACTCTCATCACTGGCTCAAGACATCCTCTGGACGTCTGGTCTGGACCAAGAGTAAAAAGTAGAGCcaccaatggggcgcctgggtggctcagtcaattaagcttctgactttggctcaggtcatgatcttgccatctgtgactttgagcctcgtgttgggctctgtgctgacagctgagtctggagcctgcttcggattctgtctctctctctctctcaaaaataaacatttaaaaaattaaaaaaaaagtagagccaCCACTAGGATTCTTCTTCAGGAAGTTGTACAGAGATGTGGCACTCCAGACTCCATAGCGTCTGCTCAGGGGACATACTTCGTAGCTTCTGTATTCCAAGAATGAACTTGTAAGCAGACAGATCCTTGAACTTGTCTGTCAGCCCATGCAGGGAGGTGGGGCTGAAGCCTGGAACGGCTCCCACCTCCGTCAGCTCAGCTCCCGCTTCTACTCAGCTCAGCACACACTTACGATCTTGTCATTTTACTGAgtttctgaaatgatttttattacaCACTAGCTTCTGGAGAATACCAGGTTTGTTTCGAGCCTCCCTTCAGGCCCATCTATCTTATGCCCTGTCCCTGTCCTGGTCCTGGGGCTGAGGTGCAAGTGGAGGATGGAACAATGACCTCCCCACCTTTGTGAAGACTGGCTTTCCACACCGTACAGAGCAGGCGGCAGCATTGGGGGTGGGAGCGGGACCATGGGTCAGTCTTCATCTGAGTCACTGGGGCCCAGGTACTGGCAGACAGCATCATAGTGAAGTTCCACCAGCTGATTCTCTCTCTGCAGCTGCACCACAGCCCGGCTCCGTACTCTGTCCCAGTCCAGCAGGCGGCCCACCTAGAGTAGCAGCGGGTGGAGTCAGCAGAGCCAACCCAGACTCTGGGACATCCCCTGCATGCTCCCACCCCCCACGCCCAGGTCTGGGACTCACCTTTCCAGCCTGTGGCCCCAGCACCACCATAACCCGGTTGCCTTGGACCTTGGGGACCAGGGTCTCCAGCATGTCTTCCCTCAGGCCTACAGATGAGGGGAGGGAGTGAGGCCCACAGCCAGGACTAGCCCACCCAGGGTCCTGTCACAAGTCCTTTTCTGTATTCCTGAGAGCCACTCTGTACCCTGTTGACAGGTGTGGGTGAGGACACCTAAGGAGCAGTTCCTAAAAAAGGGAGCACTTATGTAGGAAGATGATGGGTGATGACAACAGATACCATTTACTGTGGGCACGTTAtatgccctgccctgccctgcacaAGGAGTTCAGGACACATCTGTACAAGAGGGAGAAATAGCTCATTTTCATGTCAATGTCGCAGATGGGGAAAGGAGGGGCTCAGATAATCACTATCACAGAAGTGCCTAATGTTCTGTCAGAAGATTCTGggccttgggggcgcctgggtggctcagtcggttaagcatccaacttcggctcaggtcatgatctaatggtttgtgagtttgagccccgcattgggctctgtgctgacagctcagagcctgctttagatcctccgtccccctctttgtccctcccctgctggttctctctccctccctccttccccctctctctcaaaaataaataaataagcttaaaaaaaaagactcaaaattaaaaaaaaaaaaaagatgattctgGATCTTACAAAATATCTGAACTCTACCCTatctcccagcctctgcccacaCCAGCCTCTTGGTCTAAGACAGCCTTCCCATCAGCCTCCAGGATGATAACGACCCAGTGGCCATCCCTCAGACTCACCTTCCAGGACCTGGCCTTGATCTGTTCGACACACACAGGTATCTGGGCTGAGGACATCTTCGATCGTCATCTGGGGAGGTCAAGGGATGTGAGAATCTTGGAGTTATGGGGACCTAGtccctgggagaggaggaggacccAGGTTGCAGGGTTCCCACCTTGGTGTTGTAATACTGGCCACCCTTGTGCAGCTTGTCCACAAAGCGTACGCGTAGGTCCCTGTGCAACCAGTGCTGGCTCCTGGGACCTGCCTTCTCATTCTTGGCAGCAGGCTCCCCCTGTCTGTGGAAAGGGGCCAACACGGGGCTTAGTTCATCAGATGCACATTCTGCTCACCCCACCTTTGCTGCTGCTGTGAAACCCACCCATAATGCTGTCTCTAGTTCCTTCTATGTGCCTGCCTTGCCCTGGAAGCTTTCTCTGACTGCTGGAGCCTCTCCACAGCCTTGCCTTCTCCCCCCCCATCCCAGGTGCCCAGGGTCCCACCGGTCAGGAAGGTGTTTTCGCTTCCTCTGTGAGTCCTCTTGCTGGCTGGGGAGGTCCTGATCCCGGAGGGCCTTCCATGACGAAGCTGTTCCATTCTGTTGCACTGAGGAAGTTTTACGCATCTGGCCTACACAAGGGTgtgtggggagaaggaggaaggagcctCAGTGTGCCATTCTCTTACCTTGCAGGCTACACCTCAGCCTCAGGCCACCTCCCACTTGCCTCAGTGTCCCCTCCTACTATCATGACTTTGCCTACACCAATGGAatgctctccccttcccttcaaCTGCTGGGGCTTCCTTTAGAAAGCCTTCCTCAGCCACTCGAGCCTGCGCTGATGCTGCTAATCTGAGGCGACCACCTAGTATGGGCTAGAAAATCCTGAGAGCTCTGTCAGCACCAATCTCCCATCTGCCAAACTGCCCCATCCTGCTGCCATGCCTAGAATGCCTTCATCCCTGGTCATGGCCTAGTCCCAACTGCCCTCACTCCCTAGAAGAAGAGAGGCTCATCACCCTGAATAGACCTCCCAAAGATaggaattggtttccatacctgtttattctctctcagaaagaagcaaaagaaagcccTAGGGTTACTACATCAATTTTTCCTCAAACTGAATAAACCACTTATCTTCATTCTCGCCTCCTGACCTCTGACCAGAAGTCACACCTGCCAGGCAGACTGTTGATCTCCCTGCCAACCCCACCACCTGGGACAGGccctaccacccccccccccacccggaaTGCTTCTCCAACTCTCCCAGCTAGGTAAAAAGCTCACTCACTGAGATCCAAGGAATTCTTGTCAAACTCCTGCTGTGAGATAGGTTGCAGGTAGTACTCACTAACAGTCACCATGCGGCTCCCCACGGCCAGGCGAACCATGGCCCGAACGTTGTCAGGATCGAGGCCCTCTACCTGAATGGTTGGGGGGAAGAAGTTAGGAATGTGGACTAAACCCACATTCCTAGGCCCCAGCTGTCCACTCTTATTTCCAATAGGCTTGACCCCTGTGTCTCCCCCACCAGACTGACCCAAGGCCTGGGACAGGCCCTGGTCCATATGTCTCCCCTGCCAGACTCTGTGGCTtagatatattttaagaatttaatccTCAGGAACATGTGGCATATGGCATTCTTTTagttggaaactgaggctcagaaaggcccAGCAAGTGGTTCTGAGTTACCGAATGAGGCAGCAAGCCAGGCATGCCTGAAAGACAAGGACTTCCAGCCCTTTCCACCCCAAACCCAAGTcttcctccctctggccctcaCATCAATCTTCCCCGCTGCCTGTCTCAGGCTCTCGGCACAGTTTTGTTCCTTACCTTCCCATAGAGGCCTCGGTGCGGGCCAGAAAGAACCACCACAGCTCCCCCAGGCACCA
The window above is part of the Panthera tigris isolate Pti1 chromosome X, P.tigris_Pti1_mat1.1, whole genome shotgun sequence genome. Proteins encoded here:
- the GPKOW gene encoding G-patch domain and KOW motifs-containing protein, with translation MADAEDGTLRPAGASAAPISFSFSRTSARRRLADPGDDASAAPEEKDFLKTVEGRELQSVKPSETPKELVIPLIQNGHRRQPPTQAPGPSTNTEALVEGVLSQAVKEIIEDSKKSLEERENSGIDPMLAIPMIQKGCLPNGEGADSEPRAETVPEEADYEAVPVEAYGLAMLRGMGWKPGEGIGRTFNQVVKPRVNSLRPKGLGLGANLTEVQALAPTGPHHLPKPDEEQEKDKEDQPQGLVPGGAVVVLSGPHRGLYGKVEGLDPDNVRAMVRLAVGSRMVTVSEYYLQPISQQEFDKNSLDLSQMRKTSSVQQNGTASSWKALRDQDLPSQQEDSQRKRKHLPDRQGEPAAKNEKAGPRSQHWLHRDLRVRFVDKLHKGGQYYNTKMTIEDVLSPDTCVCRTDQGQVLEGLREDMLETLVPKVQGNRVMVVLGPQAGKVGRLLDWDRVRSRAVVQLQRENQLVELHYDAVCQYLGPSDSDED